In one window of Kitasatospora sp. MMS16-BH015 DNA:
- a CDS encoding carbohydrate ABC transporter permease codes for MTAAPTVGTGPTAAPAVRKRADLRTWSAFALLTAPMLLGLGLFKYLAIGWSFLLSLSDAHGSIALGHWVGLANYRQLLADPAFRRSLGQILLFTAVVVPVTFAASLGLALLVHRVRRGRAVVRTAFLVPTAVSYVAASLLWKMCLFNGLPAGIANTLGGWFKMAAVPWLQTTSPPLYWIVLITLRLWLQVGFYLVLFLAGLQQIPRELYEAAALDGAGGLRLLRRITLPMLRGTSVAVLMLQLIAAFQAFDEFYNLFDSGLSGTAAAPVQTPLVYLYSTAMGAQNYGLGSAGAFLLTGLIVGATLIQGRVTGFGKAAR; via the coding sequence ATGACCGCCGCCCCTACGGTCGGGACGGGCCCGACGGCCGCACCCGCCGTTCGAAAGCGCGCCGACCTCCGCACCTGGTCGGCGTTCGCCCTGCTGACCGCCCCGATGCTGCTCGGCCTGGGCCTGTTCAAGTACCTGGCGATCGGCTGGAGCTTCCTGCTCAGCCTCAGCGACGCGCACGGCTCGATCGCGCTCGGCCACTGGGTCGGCCTGGCCAACTACCGCCAGCTGCTGGCCGATCCGGCCTTCCGCCGCTCGCTGGGCCAGATCCTGCTGTTCACCGCCGTGGTCGTCCCGGTCACCTTCGCGGCCTCGCTCGGCCTGGCCCTGCTGGTGCACCGGGTGCGCCGGGGCCGGGCGGTGGTGCGCACCGCCTTCCTGGTGCCCACCGCCGTCTCCTACGTGGCGGCCTCGCTGCTCTGGAAGATGTGCCTGTTCAACGGCCTGCCGGCGGGCATCGCCAACACCCTCGGCGGCTGGTTCAAGATGGCGGCCGTGCCCTGGCTCCAGACCACCTCGCCGCCGCTGTACTGGATCGTGCTGATCACCCTCCGGCTCTGGCTGCAAGTCGGCTTCTACCTGGTGCTCTTCCTGGCCGGCCTGCAGCAGATCCCCCGGGAGCTGTACGAGGCCGCCGCGCTGGACGGCGCCGGCGGGCTGCGGCTGCTGCGCCGGATCACCCTGCCGATGCTGCGCGGCACCTCGGTGGCCGTGCTGATGCTCCAACTCATCGCCGCCTTCCAGGCGTTCGACGAGTTCTACAACCTCTTCGACAGCGGCCTCTCCGGCACCGCCGCCGCCCCCGTGCAGACCCCGCTGGTGTACCTCTACTCCACCGCGATGGGCGCCCAGAACTACGGCCTCGGCTCGGCCGGCGCCTTCCTGCTCACCGGGCTGATCGTGGGCGCGACGCTGATCCAGGGCCGGGTCACCGGCTTCGGCAAGGCCGCGAGGTGA
- a CDS encoding ROK family transcriptional regulator, translating to MFPNHAQPLVSAPAETAVLALLLAEGPLSRVELARRAGLSSTAVTKAARPLIEDGYLHELPPERTAPGAGRPVNPLAVTADREYFAGVKISAEALYGTVCDLRAGVRATAERRLGADRGPAAVCALLHELVDELLGSAPEFRERTRHLGIAVSGDVDRPAGRVRYSVLPGWQDVPVAETVARATGLSVTVENDVKALTVAEHWFGEGIGTEYFALVTIGAGIGSGLVVGGQLVSGAYGVAGEMGHLSIDPAGPRCHCGQTGCVEAIASSDAIRDAVRRAGGDPELDFDGAVLLARAGEPAARAAFARAGQAIGTGIATLVNLLGPERVVVTGEGLDTYDLFGVHIREAYAAHCFKAAAACPLTLRPLPWEEWARGAAVLGIQALFP from the coding sequence GTGTTTCCGAACCATGCGCAGCCACTGGTCTCCGCACCGGCCGAGACCGCCGTCCTCGCCCTCCTGCTCGCCGAAGGCCCGCTCAGCCGGGTCGAGTTGGCCCGCCGGGCCGGGCTCTCCTCCACCGCCGTCACCAAGGCCGCCCGCCCGCTGATCGAGGACGGCTACCTGCACGAACTCCCGCCGGAGCGCACCGCCCCGGGCGCCGGACGGCCCGTCAACCCGCTTGCGGTGACGGCCGATCGTGAGTACTTCGCCGGTGTGAAGATCAGCGCCGAGGCGCTGTACGGCACGGTCTGCGACCTGCGCGCCGGGGTCCGGGCCACCGCCGAGCGGCGGCTCGGCGCGGACCGGGGGCCGGCCGCCGTCTGCGCGCTGCTGCACGAGCTGGTGGACGAACTCCTCGGCAGTGCACCGGAGTTCCGGGAACGCACCCGCCACCTCGGCATCGCCGTCTCCGGCGACGTGGACCGCCCGGCCGGCCGGGTGCGGTACTCGGTGCTGCCCGGCTGGCAGGACGTGCCGGTGGCCGAGACGGTGGCCCGGGCCACCGGCCTGAGCGTCACCGTGGAGAACGACGTCAAGGCGCTCACGGTGGCCGAGCACTGGTTCGGCGAGGGCATCGGCACCGAGTACTTCGCGCTGGTCACCATCGGTGCGGGCATCGGCTCCGGGCTGGTCGTGGGCGGCCAACTGGTCTCCGGGGCCTACGGGGTGGCCGGCGAGATGGGCCACCTGAGCATCGACCCGGCCGGCCCGCGCTGTCACTGCGGCCAGACCGGCTGCGTGGAGGCGATCGCCTCCAGCGACGCGATCCGGGACGCCGTCCGCCGGGCCGGCGGCGACCCGGAGTTGGACTTCGACGGCGCCGTGCTGCTCGCCCGGGCCGGGGAGCCCGCCGCCCGCGCGGCCTTCGCCCGGGCCGGGCAGGCGATCGGCACCGGGATCGCCACCCTGGTCAACCTGCTCGGCCCCGAGCGGGTGGTGGTCACCGGCGAAGGGCTCGACACCTACGACCTGTTCGGCGTGCACATCCGGGAGGCGTACGCCGCGCACTGCTTCAAGGCCGCCGCCGCGTGCCCGCTGACCCTGCGCCCGCTCCCCTGGGAGGAGTGGGCCCGGGGCGCCGCCGTGCTGGGCATCCAGGCGCTCTTCCCGTAG
- a CDS encoding ABC transporter substrate-binding protein, whose translation MSARSPELSRRGFLAGSLLFVAGSAVACSTDPTGGAKATLNVWFHAYGEAGTQQAATRYAEGFTKAHPDIAVKVTWVPGDYTTKLNSTLLTAAAPDVFEIGDFNEGLARRGQIAALDDVYGSEKADFNRGDLDYVTVDGRLYGIKTLDDVMMLYYRRSTLAKAGLTPPTTFDELATTAKALSGKNAKGLFLGNDGLGDSALLAVRSNGGDLVTDGTVAFASPQAVAAVAGLRRLHDDRSLLLGFTTDWWDPSALTQGLAPMQWCGLWAMPAIQTALGDDFGVLPWPAFKPGGSPVLRVGGWTSCVNAKGRHVDAAKQFVRWLWIEQTGLQQDWSQSYGLHLPPRGSVAAGAEKLTRGAAQEAVRLAGKYGKSNPNTWDTAVATAFNAAAAKILAGQGDPAALLTAAAAQAQADVDQQRAR comes from the coding sequence ATGAGTGCTCGCAGCCCGGAGCTTAGCCGACGCGGATTCCTCGCCGGCTCGCTCCTGTTCGTCGCCGGCTCCGCCGTCGCCTGCAGTACCGACCCCACCGGTGGCGCGAAGGCCACCCTGAACGTCTGGTTCCACGCCTACGGCGAGGCCGGCACCCAGCAGGCCGCCACCCGCTACGCGGAGGGCTTCACCAAGGCCCACCCGGACATCGCGGTGAAGGTCACCTGGGTGCCCGGGGACTACACCACCAAGCTCAACTCCACCCTGCTCACCGCCGCCGCCCCCGACGTGTTCGAGATCGGCGACTTCAACGAGGGCCTGGCCCGGCGCGGCCAGATCGCCGCCCTGGACGACGTGTACGGCAGCGAGAAGGCCGACTTCAACCGGGGCGACCTCGACTACGTGACGGTGGACGGCAGGCTCTACGGCATCAAGACGCTCGACGACGTGATGATGCTCTACTACCGCAGGAGCACCCTCGCCAAGGCCGGCCTCACCCCGCCCACCACCTTCGACGAGCTGGCCACCACGGCCAAAGCGCTCAGCGGCAAGAACGCCAAGGGCCTGTTCCTCGGCAACGACGGCCTCGGCGACAGCGCGCTGCTCGCCGTCCGCTCCAACGGCGGCGACCTGGTCACCGACGGCACGGTGGCCTTCGCCTCCCCGCAGGCCGTGGCGGCGGTGGCCGGGCTCAGGCGGCTGCACGACGACCGCTCGCTGCTGCTCGGCTTCACCACCGACTGGTGGGACCCGTCCGCGCTCACCCAGGGCCTGGCCCCGATGCAGTGGTGCGGCCTCTGGGCCATGCCAGCCATCCAGACCGCGCTCGGTGACGACTTCGGCGTGCTGCCCTGGCCCGCGTTCAAGCCCGGCGGCAGCCCGGTGCTGCGGGTCGGCGGCTGGACCAGCTGCGTCAACGCCAAGGGCAGGCACGTGGACGCGGCCAAGCAGTTCGTGCGCTGGCTGTGGATCGAGCAGACCGGTCTGCAGCAGGACTGGTCGCAGAGCTACGGACTGCACCTGCCGCCGCGCGGCTCGGTCGCCGCCGGCGCCGAGAAGCTCACCCGGGGCGCCGCTCAGGAGGCGGTCCGGCTCGCCGGGAAGTACGGCAAGTCCAACCCGAACACCTGGGACACCGCCGTGGCCACCGCCTTCAACGCCGCCGCCGCGAAGATCCTCGCCGGCCAGGGCGATCCGGCCGCACTGCTGACGGCCGCCGCCGCCCAGGCCCAGGCCGACGTGGACCAGCAGCGGGCCCGATGA
- a CDS encoding alpha-galactosidase, whose product MPAAVPFAAVPSDAVPIDAVSFDAVSFDPERGIATLRMPHSLYALRLDPDGSPRHLYWGPPGVDPAALPHPRSPAASSFEGEAAADELAPQTGARYGPAGLQVRFGDGTSGAQWRFAGHRIEGLELRLHLTDRHYPLAAELCYRIHPDSEVIERWTELAHTGGPEDSPITVTRLDSAAWTVPRLADYRLSHLVGGWNSEFQLRRDRLPVAETTLTSRRGLTSHHAQPWLALDEGGASEEQGEVWSTALAWSGSWRITVHRDPVGRTTWTGGFGHEGLGWSLRPGETLRTPVFAGLYTRDGFGGASRAWHAHLRAHVLPEPERDRPVLYNSWEATGFSVDLPGQLALARLAARVGAELFVLDDGWFGARADDRAGLGDWHPRPAAFPAGLRPLADEVHALGMEFGLWVEPEMVNRDSDLFRAHPDWVLHAPTRTATELRHQLVLDLARPEVAHRVHATLDRLVTEYAVDWLKWDDNRPFTEAGRAGHPDPDRLWIDHVRAVHTIMDRLRADHPGLRIEACAGGGGRADLAVLARTDQVWISDNTDPVDRLAIQHGYSQLHPAQTMAAWVTDSPNGATGRATPLRFRFHSAMAGALGLGGDLSRWTEAELAEAAELVARYKEIRPLVQLGHQHRLTLDEATTAVHYAAPDGTAHAVLVRRPTTRFGHPPAPLRLPALDPTAHYRDLDTGEIHVGALLTGPGLPLDLPPGDHASRLLRLSRVDRPEGPGPVRAQGAGGASQL is encoded by the coding sequence GTGCCCGCCGCCGTCCCGTTCGCCGCCGTCCCTTCTGACGCTGTCCCCATCGACGCCGTATCCTTCGACGCCGTCTCCTTCGATCCCGAGCGCGGGATCGCCACCCTGCGTATGCCGCACAGCCTGTACGCGCTCCGCCTCGACCCCGACGGCAGCCCCCGCCACCTGTACTGGGGGCCGCCGGGGGTCGATCCGGCCGCCCTGCCGCACCCCCGCTCGCCCGCGGCGAGCAGCTTCGAGGGCGAGGCCGCCGCCGACGAACTCGCCCCGCAGACCGGCGCCCGGTACGGCCCGGCCGGGCTCCAGGTCCGGTTCGGCGACGGCACCAGCGGCGCCCAGTGGCGGTTCGCCGGCCACCGGATCGAGGGCCTGGAGCTGCGGCTGCACCTGACGGACCGTCACTACCCGCTGGCCGCCGAGCTCTGCTACCGGATCCACCCGGACAGCGAGGTGATCGAGCGCTGGACCGAACTCGCCCACACCGGCGGCCCCGAGGACTCGCCGATCACCGTCACCCGGCTCGACTCGGCCGCCTGGACGGTGCCCCGGCTGGCCGACTACCGGCTCAGCCACCTGGTCGGCGGCTGGAACAGCGAGTTCCAACTCCGCCGCGACCGCCTGCCGGTGGCCGAGACCACGCTGACCAGCCGGCGCGGCCTGACCAGTCACCACGCCCAACCCTGGCTGGCCCTCGACGAGGGCGGGGCGAGCGAGGAGCAGGGCGAGGTCTGGAGCACCGCGCTGGCCTGGAGCGGGAGTTGGCGGATCACCGTGCACCGCGACCCGGTCGGCCGCACCACCTGGACCGGTGGCTTCGGCCACGAGGGCCTCGGCTGGTCGCTCCGGCCCGGCGAGACGCTGCGCACCCCCGTCTTCGCCGGTCTGTACACCCGGGACGGCTTCGGCGGGGCCAGCCGCGCCTGGCACGCCCACCTGCGCGCGCACGTCCTCCCCGAGCCCGAGCGGGACCGGCCGGTGCTCTACAACTCCTGGGAGGCCACCGGGTTCTCGGTCGACCTGCCCGGTCAGCTGGCGCTCGCCCGGCTCGCCGCCCGGGTCGGCGCCGAGCTCTTCGTGCTGGACGACGGCTGGTTCGGTGCCCGCGCCGACGACCGGGCCGGGCTCGGCGACTGGCATCCGCGCCCCGCCGCCTTCCCGGCCGGGCTGCGGCCGCTGGCGGATGAAGTCCACGCGCTGGGAATGGAGTTCGGGCTCTGGGTGGAGCCGGAGATGGTCAACCGCGACAGTGACCTCTTCCGCGCCCACCCCGACTGGGTGCTGCATGCCCCGACCCGGACGGCCACCGAGCTGCGCCACCAACTGGTGCTCGACCTGGCCCGCCCCGAGGTGGCCCACCGGGTGCACGCCACCCTCGACCGGCTGGTCACCGAGTACGCCGTCGACTGGCTCAAGTGGGACGACAACCGCCCGTTCACCGAGGCCGGTCGAGCCGGCCACCCGGATCCGGACCGGCTCTGGATCGACCACGTGCGGGCCGTCCACACGATCATGGACCGGCTCCGCGCCGACCACCCCGGCCTGCGGATCGAGGCCTGCGCGGGCGGTGGCGGCCGGGCCGACCTGGCCGTGCTCGCCCGCACCGATCAGGTCTGGATCTCCGACAACACCGACCCGGTCGACCGGCTCGCCATCCAGCACGGCTACAGCCAGCTCCACCCCGCCCAGACCATGGCCGCCTGGGTCACCGACAGCCCCAACGGCGCCACCGGCCGGGCCACCCCGCTGCGGTTCCGGTTCCACTCGGCGATGGCCGGCGCCCTCGGGCTCGGCGGCGACCTCTCCCGCTGGACGGAGGCCGAACTGGCCGAGGCCGCCGAGCTGGTCGCCCGCTACAAGGAGATCCGCCCGCTGGTCCAACTCGGCCACCAGCACCGGCTCACCCTGGACGAGGCCACCACCGCCGTCCACTACGCCGCCCCCGACGGCACCGCCCACGCCGTCCTGGTCCGCCGCCCCACCACCCGCTTCGGCCACCCGCCCGCCCCGCTGCGGCTGCCCGCCCTCGACCCCACCGCCCACTACCGCGACCTCGACACCGGAGAGATCCACGTCGGCGCCCTCCTCACCGGCCCGGGCCTCCCGCTCGACCTCCCGCCCGGCGACCACGCCAGCCGCCTGCTCCGCCTGAGCCGGGTGGACCGACCGGAAGGACCCGGGCCCGTCCGGGCTCAGGGCGCCGGTGGTGCGTCCCAGCTGTAG
- a CDS encoding S8 family serine peptidase, translated as MARSAGRPEVAVGLLDGLVAVGQPAFAGRRLRVLPGRPGAAADGAGAGAVCASAGDGPCVHGSFIAGVLSADRASPSPGICPDCTLLIRPIFTGHRADPVAASAGSAGPAGAAGSAGRPIPLSAPAEELAAAVVQAVEAGARVLNLSVAPERPSSSGHRELTAALDHAAARGVLTVVAAGNQGRLGGSALTRHPWTIPVVGYDDRRRPMGLSNLGGSIGTRGLGAPGRAVVELDPGERPMVLSGTSVAVPYVVGTLALLLSCFPRATPAEVRAAVLHGTARASARRSVVPPLLDAWSAYERLRG; from the coding sequence ATGGCGCGCAGTGCCGGTCGGCCGGAGGTCGCCGTCGGGTTGCTCGACGGCTTGGTGGCGGTCGGACAACCCGCCTTCGCGGGGCGGCGGTTACGCGTCCTGCCCGGCCGACCGGGCGCCGCGGCCGACGGGGCCGGCGCCGGGGCCGTCTGCGCGAGCGCGGGTGACGGACCCTGCGTGCACGGCAGCTTCATCGCTGGTGTGCTGAGCGCCGACCGCGCCTCGCCGTCACCGGGCATCTGCCCCGACTGCACCCTGCTGATCCGTCCGATCTTCACCGGCCACCGCGCCGATCCGGTCGCCGCGTCGGCCGGGTCGGCAGGCCCGGCCGGGGCGGCGGGGTCGGCAGGTCGGCCCATCCCGCTGAGCGCTCCGGCGGAGGAGTTGGCCGCCGCCGTGGTGCAGGCCGTCGAGGCCGGCGCCAGGGTGCTCAACCTGAGTGTGGCGCCCGAGCGGCCGTCCAGCAGCGGGCATCGCGAGCTGACGGCCGCTCTCGACCACGCAGCGGCGCGCGGGGTGCTCACCGTCGTCGCGGCCGGCAACCAGGGCCGACTGGGCGGTTCCGCGCTGACCCGGCACCCCTGGACCATCCCGGTCGTCGGATACGACGACCGGCGCCGCCCGATGGGCCTGTCCAACCTCGGCGGCTCGATCGGCACCCGCGGCCTCGGCGCACCGGGACGGGCCGTGGTGGAGCTCGACCCGGGCGAGCGCCCAATGGTGCTCTCGGGCACCAGCGTGGCCGTCCCGTACGTGGTCGGCACCCTCGCCCTGCTGCTCTCCTGCTTCCCCCGGGCCACCCCGGCCGAGGTCCGCGCGGCCGTGTTGCACGGCACCGCCCGCGCATCCGCACGGCGCTCGGTGGTGCCGCCCCTGCTGGACGCCTGGTCCGCGTACGAGCGCCTGCGGGGCTGA